A stretch of Imperialibacter roseus DNA encodes these proteins:
- a CDS encoding tetratricopeptide repeat protein translates to MSLNRNFLKGFLVVMVFLVSCKDEAVVKGDLLFEKGQYKEAIEAYDQYLSLNPTHVKSVYNKGRSYEELGQYDKALEAFRKALELDGKNVAALLSIGQYYYRDGQYDNAAFNFGKAVEIDGSNSQAYFLLGRSYHLQGMMKEAMGGYNNAISLNNDLGEAYLYRGALKINLKQGSNACNDFKTAKSLGVKDADEALSQYCK, encoded by the coding sequence ATGAGTTTGAATAGAAATTTCCTGAAGGGATTTTTAGTAGTCATGGTGTTTCTGGTTTCGTGCAAAGACGAAGCTGTGGTGAAGGGAGACCTGCTTTTTGAAAAAGGACAATACAAGGAAGCCATTGAGGCCTATGACCAGTATTTGTCACTCAATCCAACGCACGTAAAATCGGTATACAACAAGGGGCGATCGTATGAGGAGCTGGGGCAGTATGATAAGGCGCTGGAGGCCTTTAGAAAAGCCCTTGAGCTTGACGGCAAAAATGTGGCAGCCCTCCTGAGCATAGGGCAATACTATTACAGAGACGGGCAGTATGACAATGCCGCCTTTAATTTTGGAAAAGCTGTTGAAATTGACGGCTCCAATTCACAGGCTTATTTTCTTTTAGGGCGGAGCTATCACCTCCAGGGCATGATGAAGGAGGCGATGGGAGGTTACAACAATGCCATTAGCCTTAACAATGACCTTGGAGAGGCCTACTTGTACAGGGGGGCTTTGAAAATCAACCTCAAGCAGGGGAGCAATGCCTGTAACGATTTTAAAACGGCAAAGTCACTGGGCGTGAAAGATGCAGACGAGGCACTTTCTCAGTATTGCAAGTAA
- a CDS encoding DNA/RNA non-specific endonuclease, with amino-acid sequence MAKKKVPAKNRSTRKSSKDSGSNSGLILAIVMILVIGLAWYLKNNDGLPDFLQTGRKQQQTEESPKKPSKPVEKKESAKRQSTQKPAKRESNEEKSSANKPAEEAGKPTDYNHYYYTTSFDFAWPAYSQDDLIVEHEGYTLAYDEDIEQPKWVAYRLTAENISKNVAQRKDNFRPDKDVRTESATLADYKGSGYDRGHLAPAADFSWSQSAMDGTFFLSNMSPQDPSFNRGIWKQLEEKVRGWGMRDKELFVVVGPIVEGGAKKIGKNKVAVPQKFYKIVLDISEPELKAIGFVMENKASTLGIMEYTVTIDSIEKITGLDFFPMIPDDLERKLESTINKNLWK; translated from the coding sequence ATGGCTAAGAAAAAAGTACCAGCAAAAAATAGAAGTACCCGTAAATCGTCTAAAGACTCAGGAAGCAATTCGGGGCTCATACTCGCAATTGTGATGATCCTGGTAATAGGACTGGCATGGTATTTAAAAAATAATGATGGCCTGCCTGACTTTCTTCAGACAGGGCGCAAGCAGCAACAGACCGAAGAATCCCCTAAAAAGCCCTCCAAACCGGTTGAGAAAAAGGAGTCTGCCAAAAGGCAGTCAACTCAAAAGCCTGCAAAACGGGAGTCAAATGAGGAGAAGTCATCAGCCAACAAACCAGCTGAGGAAGCGGGAAAACCCACCGATTACAACCATTACTACTACACCACCTCCTTTGATTTCGCCTGGCCAGCTTACAGCCAGGACGACCTCATTGTAGAACACGAAGGGTACACCCTTGCTTACGACGAGGATATCGAACAGCCCAAGTGGGTGGCGTACCGTCTGACGGCAGAAAACATTAGCAAAAATGTGGCTCAACGAAAGGATAACTTTAGGCCGGACAAGGACGTGCGGACTGAGTCTGCAACCTTAGCAGACTATAAAGGGTCTGGGTATGACAGAGGGCATCTGGCGCCAGCCGCCGATTTTAGCTGGTCACAGTCTGCTATGGATGGCACCTTCTTTCTTAGCAACATGAGCCCTCAGGACCCTTCTTTCAATCGGGGAATTTGGAAACAGTTGGAGGAAAAGGTCAGGGGTTGGGGAATGAGAGACAAAGAGCTTTTTGTAGTGGTGGGCCCAATCGTAGAAGGTGGAGCCAAGAAAATAGGCAAGAACAAAGTGGCTGTTCCTCAAAAGTTTTACAAAATTGTTCTGGATATTTCTGAACCCGAGCTGAAGGCAATTGGTTTTGTGATGGAGAATAAGGCCTCAACCCTCGGAATAATGGAATATACAGTGACTATTGACTCCATCGAAAAGATCACGGGGCTGGATTTCTTCCCGATGATTCCTGATGATCTGGAAAGAAAGTTGGAGAGCACAATTAATAAAAACCTCTGGAAATGA
- a CDS encoding amidohydrolase: MKEQEIKLLTSFRRELHRYPELSGEENETAKKVLSFLERTNPSAIHAGIGGNGLVAIYDSGQPGPSIGFRCELDALPIVERNSFDHKSENTGTSHKCGHDGHMAIVAGVGLYCKENPVRRGKLTLIFQPAEETGCGAQSMLNDPILKSFLPKQLFALHNVPGFETGAVICKKDVACPASEGLVFSLEGKTSHAGQPEKGNNPAPVMAAIQLKAQQLHDERWQNQNRTKITTVMMDLGGRAFGVNPGKGSVAFTLRSDSNEELAVVKSELIKFAKEKCEMAGLALSLEESDPFKAVVNDPEAFTAIQWAAVAKGLAFEVAETPFPWSEDFGRFSEVTSTGFFGLGAGLASPELHHDIYDFPDELIPIGTGLFLELGKALWA, from the coding sequence ATGAAAGAACAGGAAATAAAACTGCTCACCTCGTTTAGAAGAGAACTGCACCGATACCCCGAGTTGTCGGGAGAAGAGAATGAAACTGCCAAAAAGGTGTTGTCGTTCCTGGAGCGCACGAACCCGTCAGCTATTCATGCTGGTATCGGAGGCAACGGCTTAGTAGCTATATACGACAGTGGCCAACCGGGCCCATCTATCGGGTTTCGATGCGAACTGGATGCTTTGCCTATTGTCGAAAGAAATTCATTTGACCACAAATCTGAAAATACCGGCACCAGCCATAAATGCGGGCACGACGGGCACATGGCTATAGTAGCTGGCGTGGGGCTGTATTGCAAGGAAAACCCTGTGCGTCGGGGAAAGTTAACACTCATTTTTCAGCCTGCTGAAGAAACCGGCTGTGGGGCTCAATCGATGTTGAATGACCCAATTCTAAAAAGCTTTTTGCCCAAACAACTCTTTGCCCTGCACAATGTGCCTGGCTTTGAAACGGGTGCAGTAATCTGTAAAAAAGACGTTGCTTGTCCGGCGTCCGAAGGCTTGGTTTTTTCACTGGAAGGCAAGACATCCCATGCTGGTCAGCCGGAAAAAGGAAACAACCCCGCTCCTGTGATGGCAGCCATCCAGCTGAAAGCTCAGCAACTGCATGACGAACGCTGGCAAAATCAAAACCGCACAAAGATCACAACGGTGATGATGGATTTGGGTGGCAGGGCCTTTGGAGTAAACCCTGGCAAAGGTTCAGTGGCTTTCACGCTGCGCTCCGATAGCAACGAAGAGTTGGCTGTTGTAAAAAGTGAGCTGATCAAGTTTGCAAAAGAGAAATGTGAAATGGCCGGGTTGGCTTTGTCACTCGAAGAAAGCGATCCCTTCAAAGCGGTGGTCAACGATCCTGAAGCGTTCACTGCGATTCAATGGGCCGCCGTGGCCAAAGGTCTGGCTTTTGAGGTGGCGGAAACACCTTTTCCCTGGTCGGAGGATTTCGGTCGTTTTAGTGAGGTGACCTCCACGGGCTTCTTCGGTCTTGGCGCAGGCCTGGCTTCCCCTGAGCTCCATCACGATATTTACGACTTTCCCGATGAGCTGATTCCGATTGGAACAGGGTTGTTTTTGGAGCTTGGCAAAGCGCTGTGGGCATAA
- a CDS encoding 3-hydroxyacyl-CoA dehydrogenase family protein: MKNIAVIGSGTMGNGIAHVFALKGFKVALVDVSAAALEKAKATIAKNLDRQVSKELISEADKATALSNITTFTETAKGVAQADLVVEAATEKMDIKLEIFRKLDQLTPASCLLASNTSSISITKIASVTSRPDKVIGMHFMNPVPVMKLVEVIRGYATSDEVTKQVLELSRTLDKIPTEVNDYPGFVANRILMPMINEAIYSLYEGVAGVEEIDTVMKLGMAHPMGPLQLADFIGLDVCLSILKVMYDGFGNQKYAPCPLLVNMVTAGKLGIKAGEGFYQYTAGSKELVVAGRFKK, translated from the coding sequence ATGAAGAATATAGCAGTGATTGGATCGGGCACCATGGGCAACGGTATCGCTCATGTTTTTGCATTAAAAGGTTTTAAAGTGGCGCTTGTCGACGTATCGGCGGCGGCCCTTGAGAAAGCAAAAGCCACCATAGCAAAGAACCTCGACCGCCAGGTAAGCAAGGAGCTGATCAGTGAGGCCGACAAAGCAACGGCGCTCTCCAACATCACCACCTTCACTGAAACTGCCAAAGGTGTTGCGCAAGCTGACCTTGTAGTGGAAGCAGCCACAGAGAAAATGGACATCAAGCTGGAGATTTTCCGGAAGCTGGATCAACTCACCCCGGCAAGCTGCCTGTTGGCCTCCAACACTTCTTCGATTTCCATTACCAAAATCGCTTCGGTCACTTCAAGGCCCGATAAAGTGATAGGCATGCATTTCATGAACCCTGTGCCTGTAATGAAGCTGGTCGAGGTTATTCGTGGCTATGCCACCAGCGATGAAGTGACAAAGCAAGTGTTGGAGCTGTCACGGACTCTAGACAAGATCCCGACTGAGGTAAACGACTATCCAGGCTTTGTGGCCAACCGAATTCTGATGCCAATGATCAACGAGGCCATCTATTCTTTGTACGAAGGCGTGGCTGGTGTGGAAGAGATAGACACCGTAATGAAGCTGGGCATGGCTCACCCAATGGGCCCACTACAACTGGCTGACTTCATTGGACTGGATGTGTGTCTTTCTATCCTTAAAGTAATGTATGATGGCTTCGGCAATCAGAAATATGCCCCCTGCCCTTTGCTAGTCAACATGGTGACTGCTGGCAAGCTGGGGATCAAGGCTGGAGAAGGGTTTTATCAGTATACTGCCGGGTCGAAGGAATTGGTGGTGGCAGGGAGGTTTAAGAAATAA
- a CDS encoding leucine--tRNA ligase translates to MAEYNFREIEQKWQKNWKEKQVFKTGSDTSKPKFYALDMFPYPSGAGLHVGHPLGYIASDIVSRYKRMQGFNVLHPMGFDSFGLPAEQYAIQTGQHPSITTDTNIKRYKEQLENIGFSYDWSREVRTSDPSFYKWTQWIFKQLFNSWYNKDSDKAEPIAGLIAKFGTEGNGKVNAVCDDDTVPFTAVDWKNMSEADQQRTLLKYRLTYINETTVNWCPALGTVLSNDEVKDGFSERGGHPVIKKKMPQWSMRITAYAERLLEGLDRIDWPEPIKEMQRNWIGKSIGAEVDFKIENSEKNIRVFTTRIDTIYGVTFMVLAPEAEIVKELTTQEQKAEVEQYVEVAKNRSERDRIADVKTVSGVFTGSYVINPFSGEKVPIYIADYVLAGYGTGAVMAVPSGDQRDFNFAKHFGLPITQIIDEQKITDTEADPTKQGKMVNSGMLNGLTPLEAIEKAGQYVEEKGIGVRKVNFRMRDAIFGRQRYWGEPLPVYFKDGIPYLLEDNELPLELPDVDKFLPTEDGEPPLGRAKDFKTKEGYPYELTTMPGWAGSSWYFFRYMDPHNEKEFCSKEAQAYWQSVDLYIGGSEHATGHLLYSRFWTKFLYDLGLVTVDEYATKLVNQGMIQGNSGYIHRVSYFFTDPSSNQEIDQPYRKALFISYTTYKKLLSKEFKEETEDAIKKKIVDTLDDDLISKIETGRLKLAMAISRFPVEISFINASNELDTKGIRSWRPEFEDAIFLGERLDVVGYNDEKYVVGREVEKMSKRLHNVVNPDDMIEKYGADTLRLYEMFLGPLEQFKPWNTHGIDGVFKFLRKTWRLFHDDKGELSVSTEKPTADELKVLHKTIKKMADDVDKLSFNTSVSSFMICVNELTDLKCNKKEILGPLTQIIAPYAPHIAEELWEKLGNTESITYSKFPEFNPEFVKEDAFEYPISINGKMRHKMSFSADASPAEVEKAVLADEAVQKWTEGKAPKKVIVVPKRIVNIVL, encoded by the coding sequence ATGGCTGAGTACAACTTCAGAGAGATTGAGCAGAAATGGCAGAAAAACTGGAAAGAGAAACAGGTATTCAAAACCGGCTCTGACACGTCCAAACCTAAGTTCTATGCGCTCGACATGTTCCCCTATCCTTCCGGCGCCGGACTACACGTCGGTCACCCGCTGGGGTACATCGCTTCCGACATCGTAAGCCGGTACAAAAGAATGCAGGGATTCAACGTGCTTCACCCGATGGGTTTCGACTCTTTCGGCTTGCCTGCCGAGCAGTATGCCATTCAAACGGGGCAGCATCCATCCATTACTACCGACACCAATATCAAGCGGTACAAAGAGCAGTTGGAAAACATCGGCTTCTCTTACGACTGGAGCCGGGAAGTTAGGACGAGCGATCCATCGTTCTACAAATGGACGCAGTGGATTTTCAAGCAGCTGTTCAATAGCTGGTACAACAAAGACAGCGACAAAGCAGAACCAATTGCCGGGCTGATTGCCAAATTTGGAACCGAAGGCAACGGCAAAGTAAACGCTGTTTGCGATGACGATACAGTGCCATTTACGGCCGTCGATTGGAAGAACATGTCGGAAGCTGACCAGCAAAGAACATTGCTAAAGTACAGGCTGACGTACATCAACGAAACCACCGTGAACTGGTGCCCTGCATTGGGTACTGTGCTTTCCAACGACGAAGTGAAAGACGGCTTCTCCGAAAGAGGTGGCCACCCGGTGATCAAAAAGAAGATGCCGCAGTGGAGTATGCGCATCACGGCCTATGCCGAGCGTTTGCTGGAAGGCCTGGACAGAATCGATTGGCCGGAGCCCATCAAGGAAATGCAGCGCAACTGGATTGGCAAGTCCATTGGCGCTGAGGTTGACTTTAAAATTGAAAATTCGGAAAAGAACATTAGGGTTTTCACCACCCGTATTGACACCATATACGGTGTCACCTTTATGGTGCTGGCACCAGAAGCAGAGATTGTAAAAGAACTGACCACTCAGGAGCAAAAAGCTGAAGTGGAGCAATACGTAGAAGTGGCCAAAAACCGCTCAGAGCGGGACCGTATTGCCGATGTGAAGACTGTTTCAGGCGTTTTCACGGGTTCTTACGTGATCAATCCTTTCTCTGGCGAAAAAGTACCTATCTACATTGCCGACTATGTGCTGGCTGGTTACGGCACAGGCGCAGTAATGGCGGTACCTAGCGGTGATCAGCGTGACTTCAACTTTGCGAAGCATTTCGGCTTACCCATTACACAGATCATCGACGAGCAAAAAATAACCGACACCGAAGCCGACCCTACCAAGCAGGGTAAAATGGTCAATTCGGGCATGCTGAACGGATTGACCCCGCTGGAAGCGATTGAGAAAGCAGGACAATATGTGGAAGAAAAAGGCATTGGTGTTCGTAAAGTGAATTTCCGCATGCGGGATGCTATTTTCGGCCGCCAGCGTTACTGGGGTGAGCCTTTGCCCGTTTATTTCAAGGACGGCATCCCCTATCTGCTAGAAGATAACGAATTACCATTGGAGCTTCCTGATGTAGACAAATTCCTTCCCACCGAAGATGGAGAGCCACCACTTGGCCGGGCCAAGGACTTCAAAACTAAAGAAGGCTACCCTTACGAGCTGACTACCATGCCTGGCTGGGCGGGATCGAGCTGGTATTTCTTCCGTTACATGGATCCGCACAACGAAAAGGAGTTCTGCAGCAAAGAGGCACAAGCTTATTGGCAGTCCGTCGACCTTTACATTGGTGGATCCGAGCACGCCACCGGGCATTTGCTGTACTCAAGGTTCTGGACGAAGTTTCTCTATGACCTTGGACTGGTCACCGTCGACGAATATGCGACCAAGCTGGTGAACCAGGGAATGATTCAGGGTAATAGTGGCTATATTCATAGGGTAAGTTATTTCTTTACCGACCCCTCGTCTAATCAAGAGATTGACCAACCCTACAGAAAAGCGTTATTTATTAGCTACACAACCTATAAAAAACTGCTTTCTAAAGAATTTAAAGAAGAGACAGAGGATGCTATCAAGAAAAAAATCGTAGACACATTAGATGATGATTTAATATCGAAGATTGAAACTGGGAGGCTTAAATTAGCTATGGCTATTTCACGGTTTCCTGTTGAGATCTCATTTATCAATGCATCGAATGAATTAGATACAAAAGGAATTAGGAGCTGGCGGCCAGAGTTTGAGGATGCAATCTTCTTAGGTGAAAGACTTGATGTTGTCGGGTACAACGACGAAAAATATGTCGTTGGACGAGAGGTAGAAAAGATGTCAAAAAGACTACATAATGTGGTCAATCCTGACGACATGATAGAAAAATACGGCGCCGACACGCTGCGCTTGTACGAGATGTTCCTTGGCCCGTTGGAGCAGTTCAAGCCCTGGAACACCCACGGAATCGACGGTGTGTTCAAGTTCTTGCGCAAAACCTGGAGGCTATTCCACGACGATAAAGGTGAATTGAGCGTTTCTACCGAAAAACCAACAGCTGATGAGCTGAAAGTACTTCATAAAACCATCAAAAAGATGGCAGATGATGTGGACAAGCTGTCGTTCAACACTAGCGTGAGTAGCTTTATGATTTGTGTGAATGAGCTGACTGACCTGAAATGCAACAAGAAAGAGATTCTTGGGCCATTGACACAGATCATTGCACCATATGCTCCTCACATCGCCGAAGAACTTTGGGAGAAGCTGGGTAATACTGAGAGTATCACTTATTCGAAGTTCCCTGAGTTCAATCCTGAGTTCGTGAAGGAAGACGCCTTCGAATACCCAATTAGTATCAACGGAAAGATGCGCCACAAAATGAGTTTCTCTGCTGATGCCTCACCTGCTGAAGTTGAAAAGGCTGTGCTTGCCGACGAGGCTGTGCAGAAATGGACTGAGGGAAAGGCACCGAAGAAGGTAATTGTGGTGCCAAAGAGGATTGTGAATATTGTTCTTTAA
- a CDS encoding PQQ-dependent sugar dehydrogenase, which produces MKKKNIYALAFLASLLIITGFSRRLSNSAETKEKAPFAFETEVFAKGFESAWSMAWLPNGDMLVADKPGKLWKIAKGSKEKTEIKGIPAVSTKGQGGLFDVELHPNYANTGWIYISYAGPGEGGANTVIIRGKLSGNELTSQETIFKAGPLMEKGQHFGARMAFDKDGYLFFSVGERGEMENAQTLTNDCGKIHRIFDDGRVPEDNPYVRIPDAKTTIWSYGHRNPQGLKFHPTTGELFEHEHGPRGGDEVNIVRKAKNYGWPRITYGIDYDGSIISNDKAKDGMEQPIHYWVPSIAPCGMDFVTSDKYPEWKGNLFVGALAGQTLARLEIKDGKVLKEERLLNGVGRIRDVAQGADGYLYVSTEGPGQIIRLMPK; this is translated from the coding sequence ATGAAGAAAAAAAATATCTACGCCCTTGCCTTCCTGGCATCACTACTAATTATCACCGGATTTAGCCGAAGGCTAAGCAACAGCGCTGAGACAAAAGAAAAGGCACCTTTTGCTTTTGAAACGGAAGTGTTTGCCAAAGGCTTTGAAAGTGCCTGGTCGATGGCTTGGCTGCCGAACGGCGATATGCTGGTGGCCGATAAGCCGGGCAAGCTTTGGAAGATCGCCAAAGGCAGCAAAGAGAAAACCGAAATCAAAGGCATTCCTGCTGTGTCTACTAAAGGCCAGGGTGGTCTGTTTGATGTAGAACTTCACCCTAACTATGCAAATACGGGATGGATATACATCAGCTACGCCGGGCCAGGTGAAGGCGGAGCCAATACCGTCATCATTAGAGGGAAGCTTTCAGGCAACGAACTGACAAGTCAGGAGACAATATTTAAGGCAGGTCCCTTGATGGAGAAAGGGCAGCATTTTGGCGCACGGATGGCGTTTGATAAGGATGGCTACCTTTTCTTTTCAGTAGGAGAGAGAGGCGAAATGGAAAATGCGCAGACGCTTACCAATGATTGTGGCAAGATCCACAGAATTTTTGATGATGGAAGAGTGCCGGAAGATAACCCGTACGTTCGGATACCTGATGCCAAAACTACCATTTGGAGCTATGGCCACAGGAATCCTCAGGGACTAAAATTTCACCCGACCACAGGCGAACTGTTTGAGCACGAACATGGCCCGAGAGGCGGTGACGAAGTAAACATCGTTCGCAAGGCAAAAAACTACGGCTGGCCAAGAATTACTTACGGCATCGACTATGATGGCAGCATCATCAGCAACGACAAGGCAAAAGACGGCATGGAGCAGCCTATTCATTACTGGGTGCCATCTATTGCTCCTTGCGGTATGGATTTCGTAACGAGCGACAAATATCCTGAATGGAAAGGCAACCTGTTTGTGGGTGCTTTGGCGGGACAAACCCTAGCAAGGCTCGAAATAAAAGACGGCAAGGTGTTGAAAGAAGAGCGTCTGTTGAATGGTGTGGGCCGTATCCGTGACGTAGCTCAGGGGGCTGATGGCTACCTTTATGTTTCAACGGAAGGGCCGGGGCAGATTATCCGGTTAATGCCGAAATAA
- the treF gene encoding alpha,alpha-trehalase TreF produces MQRTIWKYTQLLFLALLFACQPSDQSSNVDVNAYYSPNEDLGVLFHDVQMAQIFSDSKTFVDSDPLRPAGEIVAEYMEKKDQPGFSLGEFVSANFRKPKPRGADYVPDTTKTFAEILTEKWDYLTRSPDEKSYSSLIPLPYKYVVPGGRFGEIYYWDSYFTMLGLQVSGREDLMENMLDNFAYLIDSIGFIPNGNRTYFLSRSQPPFFAAMVNLLADSKGDSAVVKYLPALEKEYAFWMDGKETLNQGNLAYRRVVMVDNGLIMNRYFDDRPEPRPESYREDVELAEGLSENQKVELYTNLRAACESGWDFSTRWFAIAGDFKTIVTTEILPVDLNSLMYNLESTISRLKAFAGDEDGAQQFDQLASDRKSLILQYFWNDEKNYFVDYHWPSAAQRNFITPAGMYPLYFGLADESQAQKVEGAVRRNLLKPGGITTTNIISGQQWDAPNGWAPLQWMTIYGFRRYGNDLLADQISERWLNLNSRVFDKTGKMMEKYNVLDLSLDAGGGEYPTQDGFGWSNGVVLRLLHDERIDNNR; encoded by the coding sequence ATGCAACGTACCATTTGGAAGTACACCCAGCTATTATTCTTAGCCCTGCTTTTTGCTTGTCAGCCCAGCGACCAGTCGTCAAATGTTGACGTCAATGCCTACTACAGCCCCAATGAAGACCTGGGAGTGCTTTTTCACGACGTACAAATGGCGCAAATTTTTTCTGACTCAAAAACATTTGTGGACAGTGACCCCTTGCGGCCAGCCGGCGAAATTGTGGCTGAGTACATGGAGAAAAAAGATCAACCCGGCTTTAGCCTTGGCGAGTTTGTAAGCGCCAATTTCAGAAAGCCGAAGCCAAGAGGCGCTGATTACGTACCCGATACCACAAAAACCTTTGCCGAAATACTCACGGAAAAATGGGATTACCTCACCCGCTCCCCAGATGAAAAGAGTTATAGCTCGCTGATTCCCCTGCCCTACAAATACGTGGTGCCTGGCGGACGCTTTGGCGAAATCTACTATTGGGACAGCTATTTCACCATGCTGGGCCTTCAGGTGTCCGGTCGGGAAGACCTGATGGAGAACATGCTGGACAACTTTGCCTACCTGATCGACTCCATCGGCTTTATTCCCAACGGCAACCGCACTTACTTTCTCAGCCGCTCCCAGCCGCCTTTCTTCGCTGCTATGGTGAACCTGCTGGCTGACTCAAAAGGTGATTCAGCAGTGGTGAAGTACCTGCCAGCTCTTGAGAAAGAGTATGCTTTCTGGATGGATGGCAAAGAGACCCTCAACCAGGGCAACCTTGCCTACCGCAGGGTGGTGATGGTAGATAACGGCCTCATAATGAACCGCTATTTCGATGACAGACCGGAGCCAAGACCCGAATCGTACAGAGAAGACGTAGAGCTGGCCGAGGGGCTTAGCGAGAATCAGAAGGTAGAACTGTACACTAACCTGCGGGCAGCTTGCGAATCGGGCTGGGATTTCAGTACCCGCTGGTTCGCCATTGCAGGTGACTTCAAAACGATCGTTACCACAGAAATCCTGCCCGTAGACCTGAATAGCCTCATGTACAACCTGGAGTCAACCATTTCCAGATTGAAGGCTTTTGCTGGAGATGAGGATGGAGCACAACAGTTTGATCAGCTGGCCAGCGACCGAAAGTCACTCATCCTCCAGTACTTCTGGAATGACGAAAAAAACTACTTTGTTGATTATCACTGGCCGTCTGCGGCGCAAAGAAACTTTATCACTCCCGCCGGCATGTACCCTCTTTATTTCGGACTGGCAGATGAAAGCCAGGCTCAAAAGGTTGAGGGAGCCGTAAGACGTAACCTGTTGAAGCCAGGTGGCATTACCACGACCAACATTATCTCAGGTCAGCAATGGGACGCCCCGAATGGCTGGGCTCCTTTGCAATGGATGACCATCTATGGTTTTCGCAGGTATGGCAACGACCTGCTGGCTGACCAAATCAGCGAAAGGTGGCTGAATTTGAACTCCCGTGTGTTTGACAAAACGGGCAAGATGATGGAGAAATACAATGTGCTCGACCTGAGTCTTGATGCCGGAGGCGGAGAATATCCCACGCAGGATGGATTCGGATGGAGCAACGGCGTTGTGTTGCGCCTGCTTCACGACGAAAGAATCGACAACAACAGGTAA
- a CDS encoding BaiN/RdsA family NAD(P)/FAD-dependent oxidoreductase: protein MAVRYDLVVVGGGAAGIFGAVNACIQNPGLNVAVVEKTSKWLGKVKVSGGGRCNVTHDCQYASQLVKNYPRGGKFLKKVFDQFDARDTVKWFEERGVPLKVEADGRMFPVTNSSQTVIDCLLKEAEKYKVELIPHFAVKALERTSGSFLVKSETATLEAVKILVTIGGQPKEDGFSWVKALGHTIVPPVPSLFTFNVPEGGLKELSGVAVPSAEVKVAGRGLAATGPLLITHWGFSGPAVLRLSAWGARDLAEIGYKSLFLVNWLGDKKEEALRGEIESHAAQSPKKVVFGNPMYGLPGRLWEKIVERAGIAPERRWLDLSKKDKNRLCEMLIRCAFDMDGKTTFKEEFVTCGGVSLDEVNPTTMESRIVPGLYFAGEVLDIDGITGGFNFQNAWSGGWVAAKAISSKSAQ from the coding sequence ATGGCAGTCAGGTACGATCTGGTAGTAGTAGGAGGAGGTGCAGCTGGGATTTTCGGTGCGGTGAATGCCTGCATACAAAATCCCGGCTTGAATGTCGCAGTGGTAGAAAAGACCAGTAAGTGGCTCGGGAAGGTAAAAGTGTCGGGCGGCGGTCGCTGCAATGTGACTCACGACTGCCAGTATGCCTCGCAGCTCGTCAAGAACTACCCCAGAGGTGGCAAATTCCTGAAAAAGGTATTTGATCAGTTCGATGCCCGGGACACAGTGAAATGGTTTGAAGAAAGAGGGGTGCCATTGAAAGTGGAAGCTGACGGACGAATGTTTCCGGTGACCAACTCGTCGCAGACAGTTATTGATTGCTTGTTGAAGGAGGCGGAAAAGTATAAGGTCGAGCTTATCCCTCATTTTGCTGTAAAGGCATTGGAAAGGACTTCGGGAAGTTTCCTCGTGAAAAGTGAAACCGCAACGCTTGAGGCCGTTAAAATATTGGTCACCATCGGTGGGCAGCCCAAAGAAGATGGGTTTAGCTGGGTCAAGGCACTCGGGCACACTATTGTGCCGCCCGTTCCGTCTCTTTTTACATTCAATGTGCCGGAAGGTGGGCTGAAAGAGCTTTCCGGTGTGGCGGTGCCATCTGCGGAAGTAAAGGTGGCTGGCCGTGGGCTGGCGGCAACAGGCCCGCTGCTGATCACGCACTGGGGCTTCAGCGGCCCAGCTGTTTTGCGCCTTTCAGCGTGGGGCGCCAGGGATCTGGCGGAAATTGGCTATAAGTCACTGTTTCTGGTGAACTGGTTGGGCGACAAGAAAGAAGAAGCCTTGCGGGGTGAGATAGAATCACATGCTGCGCAGAGCCCCAAAAAGGTAGTTTTTGGAAACCCAATGTACGGTTTGCCAGGTCGCTTGTGGGAAAAAATAGTTGAAAGAGCCGGGATTGCGCCAGAAAGGCGTTGGCTGGATTTATCCAAAAAAGATAAGAACAGGCTGTGCGAGATGCTGATACGCTGCGCATTCGATATGGATGGCAAAACAACTTTCAAAGAAGAATTTGTTACCTGTGGAGGTGTGAGCCTGGATGAAGTAAACCCCACTACCATGGAGAGCAGAATCGTTCCCGGCCTCTACTTCGCTGGCGAGGTACTTGATATTGATGGCATTACCGGTGGCTTTAATTTTCAGAATGCGTGGTCAGGGGGGTGGGTAGCTGCGAAAGCAATTAGCAGCAAGTCAGCTCAATGA